A DNA window from Vigna unguiculata cultivar IT97K-499-35 chromosome 10, ASM411807v1, whole genome shotgun sequence contains the following coding sequences:
- the LOC114167679 gene encoding pentatricopeptide repeat-containing protein At1g71460, chloroplastic-like, translating to MLSACPTHAATPPCFKYSSEIQSSVSPPLSLHPHSFILNPATRHNLSLSTPQNHAPPSSPPRFDYTPPNETLPNNLYPKRRKVVFARQVFDKIPKRDVKAWRFSNMITRFARNGMIKEALDYTRLMLLEGINPNLVVMIVVLDVIGKVGARNLGREAHGFVVKNVYYKELSILSALIEMYGKCGDVGSGSRVLFSVMKRKGDFWIGLVSGRLEVEMRSVIRLKRFRPGASAVASLVPICAQLRALKQGKEIHAYSLRHWLLPNVPIVSSLMVLYSKCGVIEYSIKLFDQMERKNVVSWTAMIDSCIENGRVCEALGVMRSMAWTTEHKPDTVTMARMLHVCGELKVLKLGKEVHGQVLKRGFASVHYVAAGVIDMYGICGDVDKAKLVFSVVPDKGSTTWSALIRAYGHKEWYQEAIDLFYDMISNGCSPNRFTFEAVLSICDRAGYVEDSFRIFDLMSRYKIEASKEHCTCMIRLLTRYGKLDEAQRYLEMSSSVAEDKR from the coding sequence ATGTTGAGCGCGTGTCCAACCCACGCGGCGACGCCTCCATGCTTCAAATATTCTTCTGAAATTCAATCCTCCGTCTCACCTCCTCTTTCTCTTCACCCTCACTCGTTCATTCTAAACCCCGCCACGCGCCACAATCTCTCACTCTCCACGCCACAAAACCACGCGCCTCCCTCGTCGCCGCCGCGTTTTGATTACACCCCTCCCAACGAGACGCTTCCGAACAATCTGTACCCCAAGCGCAGGAAAGTCGTGTTCGCACGCCAAGTGTTCGATAAAATTCCCAAACGAGACGTTAAGGCATGGAGGTTTAGTAATATGATTACCAGGTTCGCGCGCAATGGCATGATAAAAGAAGCTTTGGACTACACGAGGTTGATGTTGTTGGAAGGAATAAACCCAAATTTGGTTGTAATGATAGTTGTTCTTGATGTTATAGGGAAAGTTGGTGCCCGGAACTTAGGTAGAGAAGCTCATGGCTTTGTGGTGAAGAATGTGTATTACAAGGAATTGTCGATTCTATCAGCATTGATTGAGATGTATGGCAAGTGTGGCGATGTTGGGTCGGGGAGTCGAGTTTTGTTCAGTGTGATGAAGAGGAAAGGAGATTTTTGGATTGGTTTGGTTTCAGGGAGACTTGAGGTTGAAATGAGGTCTGTGATTCGGTTGAAGAGGTTCCGACCTGGTGCTTCTGCAGTTGCCTCTTTAGTTCCCATTTGTGCACAGTTGAGGGCTCTGAAGCAAGGGAAGGAGATTCATGCTTATTCTTTGAGACATTGGCTTCTGCCTAATGTGCCGATAGTGTCTTCTTTGATGGTGTTGTACTCTAAGTGCGGTGTGATTGAGTATTCCATCAAACTTTTTGATCAAATGGAGAGGAAGAATGTGGTTTCTTGGACTGCCATGATTGATTCATGCATTGAGAATGGGCGTGTGTGTGAAGCTCTTGGTGTCATGAGGTCAATGGCATGGACGACCGAGCATAAGCCGGACACTGTTACCATGGCTAGGATGCTACATGTGTGTGGGGAGCTGAAAGTTTTAAAGCTTGGGAAGGAAGTTCATGGACAAGTGTTGAAAAGGGGTTTTGCATCAGTCCATTATGTTGCTGCTGGAGTCATTGATATGTATGGGATTTGTGGAGATGTTGATAAAGCAAAGTTGGTATTTAGTGTGGTTCCTGATAAAGGTTCAACGACATGGAGTGCTCTTATTAGGGCCTATGGGCATAAGGAATGGTATCAGGAGGCAATTGATCTTTTTTATGACATGATTTCAAATGGTTGCTCTCCGAACCGCTTCACTTTTGAAGCTGTTCTATCTATATGTGATAGAGCTGGGTATGTTGAAGATTCTTTTAGGATCTTTGATTTGATGTCAAGATATAAAATTGAAGCATCCAAAGAACACTGCACTTGCATGATTCGACTCCTTACCCGCTATGGTAAACTAGATGAGGCTCAAAGATATTTAGAAATGAGTTCTTCCGTTGCTGAGGACAAGAGATAA